In the Deferribacter desulfuricans SSM1 genome, TCACATTTATCGAAATTTCATAATTTTTATCAGAAAAATTCATCTTATTTAAATAATCAATAATCATTTGAAATAAATGAGTTTCAAATTCCTCCAATAGGTGTGAGTTTTCAACAAGGTCAATAAACACATTAGGATAAATAACCCCTTTTTCTGGATGATTAATCCTAATCAACGCTTCAAAACCTATTATATCCAAATCTTTAACATTATATATGGGCTGCAAATGAAAAACAAACCATCTATTTTTTATTGCATCTAAAACAAGCTGTAAGGTATTATAATGTTGAGAAATTCTTTTATTTATTTCTTCATTGTAAATTCTAAAAGTGTTAGCCCCTTCCTTTTTTGCGAGCTTTGCAGAAAGCTCTGCCTTACTTAAAGCATCTTCTACGTCTAAATCACTTAGAATTTTTACTCCAACATTTATATCAATCTTAATCTTTAAATCGTCCCTTATTTTCATAGGATTTGCATTTATCTCAAACAATTTATCTAAAATATGAGTTAATTCTTCTTCTTTATTAATCATCAGAAAAATTGCAAATTCGTCACTGCTCACCCTTGCCACTATGTCTGTGTTATAAAATGTGCTTTTTAAAGTCTCACCATATTTTTTCAATAACTCATCACAGGTTTTAAACCCATAAACCTCATTTAAATAAGAAAAGGAATGAATATCAATTAAACAAATGACTTTTACACCCTTTAACATGCCGAATTTTTCTATTGCTTTTTTAGTCTCCAAAATAAAACCTTTTCTGTTATATAAATTCGTTAGCGTATCAAAATACTTAAATCTTTTAATCTCTTCTTCTAAAGTAACTTCTTTTGTAATATCCTTTGCAATTGATACAAACTTTGTTACTTTGCCATCTATTTTTATAGGAACAATTGTATGATCTAACTGAAAAAACTCACCATTTTTCTTCTTGTTAATTACGACCCCGTTAAACACTTCTCCATTTAATATTGTGTCCCATAATCTTTTATAAAATTCACTATCATACAAACCAGATTTAAAAATTGATGGGGTTTTGCCAATTATTTCATCTTTACTATAACCAGAAATAATTTCAAAAGCTTTGTTTATATATTCAATCTTCCCATTTATATCTGTAATCATAACCCAGTCATGGGAGTTTTCTATTGCTTTATAGAGATACTCTTTAAATTCTAATTCGTCCAGTTTAACTAAAAAATCTGAAATATCTTCTTGTAAACTTTTTAGTGCTTCAACCACTTTTTCATTAAAATAATAAGGTTCACCTGCGTACATATTTACCACATATTTATATTCATCTTCGTATTTAATAGGGATAGCGCAAGAAGAAAAAAATCGCCTTTTTACCATCTCATCTCGCCATAAAAGAACAGCAGGATTTTCTTTTGTGTTTGGGTTTACTGAGATGTTCCCTCGTTTTATAGAACTGATAGTTGGCCCTTTCGAAATCTCTGGATCATTTAGTTTTAGTTTTAATACTTTTATATAACCTTCATTATATCCACTATAAAAAATAGGATAAACGCCATCTTTTTTTACTTCTCCAATCCAGGCAAATCTGATATCAGGCAAAGATACTAAAAAATCACAAATCCCTTTAAATAAATCTTTTTTAAATTTTATCTTGCTAAAAATTTTATTCAAACCCAACTGAATCCTGTTCACATCGTTTAGATATTTTTCTTCGGTAACATCTAAAAATATCATACACCCAGCTTTATCCCCTAAAAAATCAATTGTTGAATCGTATAGATTTAAATATTTATAAAAGCCGCTTTTAGCTAAAAAAGGGATGTGAGAAAAATGCTGCTCAATATTTTTCCCTTTTTGTCTTAAAATACTCAAATACTTAATAGATTCCTTAGCGTAGTCATGAAAAAAAGTTGATAATCTTTTTTCTTTCACTTCTTTAAAAGAGTAACCTGTAATATATTCAAACCCTTTATCAACAAACTTGATTTTATCATCTTGATATATAATTAATCCAATGTATTTGTTATTAATTAAGCCATTAACAATACCTACCAATTCACTCTCAGCAACTATTAAAAACTCCACAGTCTCTATTTCAGATTCATCTCTTTTTAATAAACTTGAATACAATATTAAATTTGTTTCAGATGGTAGTTGATATATGAAATATGTTAAATCACCAGATAACATTTTTTTATAATTATTTATTATTTCTTTGTTATTGTTAATTAAATCAATATCAGGTTTTTCATCAAAATTACAAAAAATATGCTTTATCTTGATAAAAAATTTTTCATCATCTTTAAAAGAAATTCTTTTCAGTAAATTGCAAAACATTAACTTTTTAAACATAAATAACTATAGAATAAAAGGATAAAATTTGTCAATTTATAGTTGAAACGTATAATGTAATTTATTATAAATAGATCCCCATTATGTAACTGATTTTGAAAGATACACAAAAATAAATCATGCCAATCAGAAACTGGAGCCTTTTCCAGCTAAATTTTAAAGGAAAGCTCGACAAAAATTAAATTAAAACTTATATTAATGCAATTAAAAGTATCTTTGATAATATAAAATTTACACTTCTTTAAGAAATATATAATATTGGGATAAGGTATCATGTGAGTTAAACAAAAATGGTTGAAAAATTTGAGTATTTGGATGTAACAAATTTAGTTAATGAAAAAATTCTAAAATTAACATCTGTAATAGGTGTACTGCTGTTTTATTCATTTGGGATATTAGATGTTTTATTATATCCACAATTTAAATATCTTTTTTTGAAATTTAGGTTTTTATTTATAGGTATCCCAATTTCAATTTGTTTTATTATATTGCTTTTGAAAAATAATATAAAAGTTAAAATAATCGCTTTTTCAATAATTGCTATTCTGGTAAGTATTAATATTTGTGCCGTAATTTTTATTTCTAAGGATATTAATCAGTTTTACTATACTGGTTTAGTATTTTTAATTCTTTATGTTACAAACATATCAAATTTGCCGTTTAAGTATAATATCTTTACAGTTATTATTATTAATTTGGTATTTATTGTATTTTCAATTGTATTTCCATTTACAAATAAATATGTTTTAATAAATGATGTCATTGGCTTATTTTTTGTTTCTTTTGCAGGTTTATTTTCTAATTATATTATAGATTACTATAGACTTAGAGATTTAGAACTTAAAATAAAGAATGAAATAGAAATTGCTGATTTATATCATAAAAGTACGCATGATAAATTAACAAATTTAAAAAATAAATATATCTTTAAACAACTTTTTGAACAATCGTGGGAAAATGCTAAGAGGGATAGAAAACCTATTTCTATTTTAATGATAGATATCGATGATTTCAAAAAATATAATGATAATTATGGTCATATTGCTGGTGATAATGTTTTGAAAAAAATTGCACTTATATTACAAGAAAATGTTAAGCGAAATAATGATGTTGTTGCAAGATTTGGAGGTGAAGAATTTATTATTATGTTATATGATACAGATGAATATGGTGCAAAGATGATAGCGAATAATATTCTTAAAAATATAAATAAAACAAACATAAAACATGATTATGCTACATTTGGAAGAGTAACTGTAAGTATAGGTTGTTCAACCATCATACCAAAAGATAATTTAAACCCTAATGACTTAATTATAATTGCAGATGAAGCCTTATATAAAGCAAAGAAAGAAGGCAAGAATAAGGTGATTTAAAAAATGTAATATTCACAATACCATATCAATTTAGTTATCTTTTGGTTATTTTCTTATACTTTAAATTTATTAAGAAGCTGATTTAATTGTTTTATATTGGATATCATTTCCTCTGTTAAACTAATTAAGTTATCTAAAAGTTCTGTGTCAGATTCAATACTTGTTTTGACTGATTGGACAGAATCATTGGCGGAATTAATAGCGTAGGTTTGTTCTTCTATTGACTGGGAAATGATTTCACTAGCATCATTAACAGCTAACATAAGGTTATAAATTTTATCAAAAACCTCATTTACATTTGAAATTTCTTTTGTACCCTGGTTTACACTATCAATTGAAACATTCATTTGATTATTAGCATTTAAAGTATCTTTTCTCAATTTACCAATTATTTCTTCAACATCTTCAATAGATTTTTGTGTTTTTTCTGCAAGTTTTCTTACTTCATCTGCAACAACTGCAAAACCTCTACCATGATCACCTGCTCTTGCTGCTTCAATTGCAGCATTGAGCGCTAAAAGATTTGTTTGATCAGCTATTTCTTTAATTACATTTAAAATTTCACCTATTTCATCAGATGATTTATTGAGGTTGCCAAACATACTAGATAATTCTTTAACGTTATTGTCAATTTGATTCATATGGTTAACAGCATTGCCTACAAATAATTTACCATTTTCAGTTTCTTTAAGAAGATTCTTTATATTTTCTGTGTTTTGTTCAATTCTACTTTTTACTTCATTAGAAGTTACACTCATTTCCTCCATTGCGCTTGCTGTAGATGTTATAGCATCTTTCTGAGATTGGAATGAAGTTGAAAAATTTTCACTATATTTTTCTAATGTGTGGCTTAATTCATCCAGGTTCTTTGTCCCAGTTTTAACATCAACTATTAATTTCCTTAAGTTATTTACAAATTTATTAAATGAATGTGCAACTTCTGCAACAACATCCTTACCATTTATTTCTAAATTCTTAGTTAAATCACCTTCACCTTTTGATAATTCATTTAAACTATCTCCTAAAATTCTTAATCTTTTTACAAGACTATTTGTTATAATAAATCCTATTACCATTGTTAGTATTAAGATAAGTAATGCAGTAATTACAATCTTTACTATTGCATTGTTGACTTCTTTTCTCTTTTCATTTTCTTTTTTAACAATTAGTTTCATAATGTCATCAATATATTCACCTGTCCCAATTATCCAATTCCATTGCTCAAATCTCTTAACGTATGATAGTTTAGGTTGTGGTTTTTTATTACCTGGTTTTGGCCATTTATACCTAACAAATCCATCTCCTGATTTTTGAGTCACTTTAACCATTGCAACAAACAAATTTTCATTTCCATCGGCAACATTATATTTAGGGTTATCGAGAATTTTCCCATTTAATTGTTTTGCGATAGGATGCATTATCATTTTTGGATATGGTAAATCTGTAGAGTTAACCCAAAAATAACCAGAGCCATTGTTATAGCGCATTTTCGCTATATAATTCAAAACCTGTTTCTTTACTTGTTCTTCAACATCATCAACATAAATACCAGTACCAATTATCCATCCCCAGGGTTTAAAAAGTTTCACATAAGAAAGCTTAGGTTGTGGTTTATCTTTTCCTGGCTTTGGCCAAAGATAATCTACGAAACCTTCCCCTTTTTCTCTGCAAATTTCTGCCATAGCAGTAAATAAGTTTTTATTTTTACCTAAAGCAACATTATATTTGGGATTATCGAGAATTTTTCCGTTTAGTTGTTTTGCGATTGGATGCATAATCATTTTTGGATATGGCAAATCATCGCTATTTACCCAGAAATAACCAACACCTTTGTCGTATCTCAATTTTGAAAGAGCTATTAAAGCATTTGATTTCGCAGTTGATTCTGATATTTCACCATTCTTATATTTTTTATATTCATTTTCAACTATATTATAAGCTAAATCAATCACATTTTTTAATCTTTTACCGTAATTCTTTTTAATATAATCGATATTTTTAGTATCTTTATAACTTTGATTAACTACTTCATAAACAATATTTACATAATTCTTAAGTTTATTTTTTACTTTTTCTATCTGTTCTTTTTCATAATTTTTAATAAACTTTTTATAAGAATTTAGATTTGAAGTAATCATAATAGTAGATATAACAACAGTATTTAGGAACACCAAAATAAAAATTAGTAACAATATTTTTGTTCTAAATTTCATTATTAACCTCTTAACTTATACTATAACAATGTAAGTTTTTATCACTATAGTACTCACGGTTCAAGTTGTTTTTGCTTTAGATGGAATTTTATTCTGATGTATGAAAATAATTAACATTTAAAAAATATTATGTTATAAATACGTTTATGTTATTTAACTTGATAAGAGAAAAAATAGAAGATTTGTTAGAAAGTAAGAATATAGGAATCCTTTTATTAGATAAAGAATTCAATATTAAACTTTATAATAACGAGATAAAAGAGTTATTTAATGTCCAAAATTCAATTAAGGGCAATAAAATAACAGATTATTTATCTGTTAAAGAGGAAGCAATACTCTTAAACAATAAAAAATTCATAGATAAAATTTATTTAAGAGTAAGTACTAAAAATCAAAAACGCATTTTATCAGGATATTTCTTACATTCACCAAATAATGAAGAATATTTAATCTTCCTATTCCGTAAATTTAAAATCACAAATGAACATCTATTAGAAGCTACAAAAGAAATAAATAAGATCTTATTAAGAACTAATTCTGAAAAGGAGTTATTTGATGAGCTGATTGATATTTTAGCCTATAAATTAAATTGTCAGGTTATAACTATAACAACAAAACAAGGCAAATATTTAAAACCAATATTACATTTTAATAAAAACATCAAAGATGATACAGCAAAAGGTGTAAAAGTTTCTATAGATGAAAGAATTCCTGAAGGTCGGGGTACAGCGTCTGTTGCCTATAGAACAAATGAGATTATAGTTAATGAATTTACTTTTAATAATGAGAATATGTATATTTGGTTGATTGAACAGTTAAAGAGAGGAGTTATATCCAGTTGTGCAATTCCGATAAAATTTCAGGATAGTGTAAGATATATTTTATTAATATATTCTCATATACCTTATTTTTTTGATAAAAGAGTTTTAAATATTTTATATGATTTAAAAAGTAATATCGAGTTTACTCTTTCACAAATTGCAAAAAATCAGTTTTTAAACTTTTTATCAATTGCTGCAAATAAAGCCTATGAATGGTATCTTGTAACTGACTCTGAAGGGAAAATCATTTATGTTAATAATGCTGTTGAATTAATTTCAGGCTATTCAAGAGAAGAATTAATTGGTAAAAAGCCTAATATATTTAAATCAGGAGAGGTACCGCATCATGTTTATAAAAATTTATGGTTAGATGTAAAGTCAAGTAAAGAGTTTGAGTATACTTTTATTAATAAAAGAAAAGATGGCAAGCTATTTTATTTAAAAAGTGTAATTGTTCCCATATTAGAAAATAATAAAGTTATCCGTATAGTTAATATTGCAAGAGATATAACTGAAGAAGTTTATCAAAAGAAAAAAT is a window encoding:
- a CDS encoding methyl-accepting chemotaxis protein, coding for MKFRTKILLLIFILVFLNTVVISTIMITSNLNSYKKFIKNYEKEQIEKVKNKLKNYVNIVYEVVNQSYKDTKNIDYIKKNYGKRLKNVIDLAYNIVENEYKKYKNGEISESTAKSNALIALSKLRYDKGVGYFWVNSDDLPYPKMIMHPIAKQLNGKILDNPKYNVALGKNKNLFTAMAEICREKGEGFVDYLWPKPGKDKPQPKLSYVKLFKPWGWIIGTGIYVDDVEEQVKKQVLNYIAKMRYNNGSGYFWVNSTDLPYPKMIMHPIAKQLNGKILDNPKYNVADGNENLFVAMVKVTQKSGDGFVRYKWPKPGNKKPQPKLSYVKRFEQWNWIIGTGEYIDDIMKLIVKKENEKRKEVNNAIVKIVITALLILILTMVIGFIITNSLVKRLRILGDSLNELSKGEGDLTKNLEINGKDVVAEVAHSFNKFVNNLRKLIVDVKTGTKNLDELSHTLEKYSENFSTSFQSQKDAITSTASAMEEMSVTSNEVKSRIEQNTENIKNLLKETENGKLFVGNAVNHMNQIDNNVKELSSMFGNLNKSSDEIGEILNVIKEIADQTNLLALNAAIEAARAGDHGRGFAVVADEVRKLAEKTQKSIEDVEEIIGKLRKDTLNANNQMNVSIDSVNQGTKEISNVNEVFDKIYNLMLAVNDASEIISQSIEEQTYAINSANDSVQSVKTSIESDTELLDNLISLTEEMISNIKQLNQLLNKFKV
- a CDS encoding GGDEF domain-containing protein; this encodes MVEKFEYLDVTNLVNEKILKLTSVIGVLLFYSFGILDVLLYPQFKYLFLKFRFLFIGIPISICFIILLLKNNIKVKIIAFSIIAILVSINICAVIFISKDINQFYYTGLVFLILYVTNISNLPFKYNIFTVIIINLVFIVFSIVFPFTNKYVLINDVIGLFFVSFAGLFSNYIIDYYRLRDLELKIKNEIEIADLYHKSTHDKLTNLKNKYIFKQLFEQSWENAKRDRKPISILMIDIDDFKKYNDNYGHIAGDNVLKKIALILQENVKRNNDVVARFGGEEFIIMLYDTDEYGAKMIANNILKNINKTNIKHDYATFGRVTVSIGCSTIIPKDNLNPNDLIIIADEALYKAKKEGKNKVI
- a CDS encoding bifunctional diguanylate cyclase/phosphodiesterase; translated protein: MFKKLMFCNLLKRISFKDDEKFFIKIKHIFCNFDEKPDIDLINNNKEIINNYKKMLSGDLTYFIYQLPSETNLILYSSLLKRDESEIETVEFLIVAESELVGIVNGLINNKYIGLIIYQDDKIKFVDKGFEYITGYSFKEVKEKRLSTFFHDYAKESIKYLSILRQKGKNIEQHFSHIPFLAKSGFYKYLNLYDSTIDFLGDKAGCMIFLDVTEEKYLNDVNRIQLGLNKIFSKIKFKKDLFKGICDFLVSLPDIRFAWIGEVKKDGVYPIFYSGYNEGYIKVLKLKLNDPEISKGPTISSIKRGNISVNPNTKENPAVLLWRDEMVKRRFFSSCAIPIKYEDEYKYVVNMYAGEPYYFNEKVVEALKSLQEDISDFLVKLDELEFKEYLYKAIENSHDWVMITDINGKIEYINKAFEIISGYSKDEIIGKTPSIFKSGLYDSEFYKRLWDTILNGEVFNGVVINKKKNGEFFQLDHTIVPIKIDGKVTKFVSIAKDITKEVTLEEEIKRFKYFDTLTNLYNRKGFILETKKAIEKFGMLKGVKVICLIDIHSFSYLNEVYGFKTCDELLKKYGETLKSTFYNTDIVARVSSDEFAIFLMINKEEELTHILDKLFEINANPMKIRDDLKIKIDINVGVKILSDLDVEDALSKAELSAKLAKKEGANTFRIYNEEINKRISQHYNTLQLVLDAIKNRWFVFHLQPIYNVKDLDIIGFEALIRINHPEKGVIYPNVFIDLVENSHLLEEFETHLFQMIIDYLNKMNFSDKNYEISINVSVNSFKKGLIEKYVKIIPEHMRNNINIEITERVFAEDNEKIINILNKVKESGFKIEIDDFGTGYSSLSYMERIPADIIKIDMSFTQKLESCFRTKAIVKTIIQLAQNLGLKTIAEGVETKEQFEILKSLGCDYVQGYYFSKPLPLDKIVPLICG